Proteins from a genomic interval of Choristoneura fumiferana chromosome 12, NRCan_CFum_1, whole genome shotgun sequence:
- the LOC141433806 gene encoding uncharacterized protein: MDIVWLKMMILLNGWLFTTGSPVAMLQHATSSQSIVFHQPQPSLTAPATTAPVSSLEQYSRNQPKYEYKYEVSDHQTGDKKSHWESREGDKVRGVYTLYEPDGALRTVEYSADAVHGFNAVVRREEPIKHQHPRLPDASRARKNDYDRSSHEYIPDRNSIPSPIYTSTANSNVGFSVNHAAGLQRNEDSLNHF; this comes from the exons ATGGATATTGTTTGGTTAAAG ATGATGATCTTACTGAATGGCTGGTTATTCACGACGGGGTCGCCGGTGGCCATGCTGCAGCACGCCACGTCTTCGCAAAGCATCGTGTTCCACCAGCCGCAACCCTCGCTGACGGCGCCGGCTACAACTGCTC CCGTGTCTTCATTAGAACAGTACAGCAGGAATCAG CCAAAGTACGAGTACAAGTATGAAGTGTCCGATCACCAGACAGGAGACAAGAAGAGCCACTGGGAGAGCCGCGAGGGCGACAAGGTTCGCGGGGTGTACACGCTGTATGAACCTGACGGCGCGTTGAGGACCGTGGAATATTCCGCTGATGCTGTTCACGG ATTTAACGCCGTAGTGCGTCGCGAGGAGCCAATCAAACACCAGCACCCTCGGCTCCCGGACGCTTCACGCGCTCGTAAGAACGACTACGACCGGAGCAGCCACGAGTACATCCCCGACAGAAACTCCATCCCCAGCCCGATATACACGTCAACGGCGAACTCTAATGTAGGCTTTAGTGTCAACCATGCAGCGGGACTGCAAAGGAATGAAGACAGTTTGAACCATTTTTAA